A window from Corynebacterium urealyticum DSM 7109 encodes these proteins:
- a CDS encoding heme-copper oxidase subunit III → MTSAVENPGMAAPHRVATLNRPNMVSVGTIVFLSQELMFFAGLFAMYFVSKANSGGNWPSEPTELNVPFAATITIILISSSVTAQFGVFAAERGDVFALRRWYALSALLGTVFLIGQGYEYFHLVQTGTTIPGSVYGSVFFITTGFHGAHVLAGVIAFLVVLLRTFKSKFTPAQATAAVVVSYYWHFVDVVWIGLWITIYFVQ, encoded by the coding sequence GTGACAAGCGCAGTTGAAAACCCAGGTATGGCAGCACCACATCGTGTTGCGACGCTGAACCGACCGAACATGGTCAGCGTCGGCACGATCGTGTTCCTGTCTCAAGAATTGATGTTTTTTGCTGGCCTGTTCGCGATGTACTTCGTGTCCAAGGCCAACTCGGGAGGCAATTGGCCATCCGAGCCAACCGAGCTGAACGTGCCTTTCGCGGCGACGATTACGATCATCCTGATCTCCTCGTCCGTGACTGCGCAGTTCGGCGTGTTCGCGGCTGAGAGGGGGGATGTCTTCGCTCTTCGTCGTTGGTACGCACTGTCGGCGTTGCTGGGAACCGTGTTCCTTATCGGTCAGGGATACGAGTACTTCCACCTCGTTCAGACTGGAACCACGATCCCGGGCTCCGTTTACGGCTCGGTGTTCTTCATCACGACCGGTTTCCACGGCGCACACGTGCTGGCCGGTGTGATTGCGTTCCTCGTTGTGTTGCTCAGGACGTTCAAGTCCAAGTTCACCCCGGCACAGGCAACCGCTGCCGTCGTTGTGTCCTACTACTGGCACTTCGTCGACGTTGTCTGGATCGGCCTGTGGATCACGATTTACTTCGTTCAATAG
- the trpD gene encoding anthranilate phosphoribosyltransferase has translation MATESTDHSTFTSTAHALGAEQLPESYFTWPGLLDRLGRREELSESQTAWAMNEIMAGRASDVLISAFAFGLRVKGITAAELAAAAEAMRSFATPVDFSGVDKIVDIVGTGGDGRNTVNISTMASFVVAGTGTNVVKHGNRKASSQCGGADMLEALGVDIERSPEAVAEDLKETHFAFLFSKAYHPAMRFAGPVRSELKVPTVFNLLGPMTNPAKPGYGLIGCAFKDLMPIIGGAFAHQGSRVLVVRGMDGMDEISVCAPTDVVTVDANGQTDEEIINPRSLGLDFYEEDALRGGDAEYNADIARKLFRGELEGAIKDAVLLNAAAALATVEGWEQDGLQATLKRNIDRARESLESGAALKKMEAMIAR, from the coding sequence GTGGCAACAGAGTCAACCGATCACAGCACATTCACCTCTACCGCTCATGCACTTGGTGCCGAGCAACTTCCGGAGTCCTACTTCACCTGGCCGGGCCTACTGGACCGCCTGGGTCGCCGCGAAGAGCTCAGCGAGTCCCAGACCGCGTGGGCGATGAACGAGATCATGGCTGGGCGCGCCAGCGACGTCCTGATCTCCGCCTTTGCCTTTGGTCTTCGAGTTAAGGGCATCACCGCCGCGGAGCTCGCCGCTGCAGCAGAGGCCATGCGCTCTTTCGCGACCCCGGTGGACTTCTCAGGCGTGGACAAGATTGTGGACATCGTCGGAACCGGCGGCGATGGCCGCAACACCGTAAACATCTCCACGATGGCGTCCTTCGTCGTCGCGGGCACCGGAACGAACGTTGTTAAGCACGGTAACCGCAAGGCGTCCTCCCAATGTGGGGGCGCAGACATGCTCGAGGCGCTCGGCGTGGACATCGAGCGCTCCCCCGAGGCTGTAGCGGAGGACCTGAAGGAGACGCACTTCGCGTTCCTGTTCTCGAAGGCCTACCACCCCGCTATGCGTTTCGCTGGCCCGGTGCGTAGCGAGCTGAAGGTTCCGACCGTCTTCAACTTGCTCGGCCCGATGACCAACCCGGCAAAGCCCGGTTATGGCCTCATCGGCTGTGCGTTCAAGGATCTCATGCCGATCATCGGCGGCGCCTTCGCCCACCAGGGAAGCCGTGTGCTCGTGGTTCGCGGCATGGACGGCATGGACGAGATCAGCGTGTGCGCCCCAACCGACGTGGTCACCGTGGATGCCAACGGACAGACCGACGAGGAGATCATCAACCCGCGTTCCCTGGGCCTCGACTTCTATGAGGAGGACGCCCTGCGTGGCGGGGATGCCGAGTACAACGCCGATATCGCCCGCAAGCTTTTCCGCGGCGAGCTCGAGGGTGCGATCAAGGACGCCGTCCTTCTCAACGCGGCCGCAGCTTTGGCCACCGTCGAGGGCTGGGAGCAAGACGGCCTGCAGGCCACACTGAAGCGGAACATCGACCGCGCACGCGAAAGCCTGGAATCTGGTGCAGCACTGAAGAAGATGGAGGCGATGATCGCCCGTTAG
- a CDS encoding cytochrome c oxidase subunit 4, whose product MTSGAKLFYGLAVFFLVMDVVYILGTKYLAETNRVMGTEWAGVTGLTLALLLSLMLAVYLHITDNKTDIGPSDWEMAEIEDGAGVLGFFSAGSIWPFQLTIAVMLVAYGLAFAHLWLIVAGAIFLVWGSVMMNLQYGVARDDH is encoded by the coding sequence ATGACTTCCGGAGCAAAGCTTTTCTACGGCCTCGCCGTGTTCTTCTTGGTCATGGACGTGGTCTACATTCTGGGTACCAAGTACCTGGCCGAAACCAACCGCGTGATGGGGACCGAGTGGGCTGGTGTCACCGGCCTGACCCTGGCCCTTCTGCTGTCCCTGATGCTGGCGGTGTACCTGCACATCACCGACAACAAGACCGACATCGGTCCATCTGACTGGGAGATGGCTGAGATTGAGGACGGTGCTGGCGTGCTGGGCTTCTTCTCCGCTGGCTCCATCTGGCCGTTCCAGCTGACCATCGCAGTCATGCTGGTCGCTTACGGTCTGGCTTTCGCTCACCTGTGGCTGATCGTGGCCGGCGCTATCTTCCTGGTCTGGGGCTCTGTCATGATGAACCTCCAGTACGGTGTCGCTCGCGACGACCACTAA